In Halobaculum rubrum, the following are encoded in one genomic region:
- a CDS encoding PAS domain S-box protein — protein sequence MSDSRTPNAVQRRSDALERVSDGIVALDHDLRYTYVNKRATEFLDTDAESLLGEYVWDAFPNPEGTKAQDAIEQANETGQMTSFERYNDALETWWEVRVHPDDTGVTVFFKDITERKERLYELKRADTLFQNAQDGLFVIDVEDDGETFRVNQVNPAYESYTGALAGEIQGKTIREITDETDSDAIREKCRECVHGRTSIEYEEYLSVFNSGPWWETRLAPVIVDEEVTQIVGSTRNITDRKEREKELRRKTRALDNAPIGISITDPSQEDNPMSYVNEAFTEITGYDEDEAVGRNCRFLQGEGTDPKQVATIRNGIENIEPVETILQNYRKDGTAFWNQLSIAPVRDKDGELESFVGFQKDITDRKERERRLQTHELVVQAMNEVAFLINEDKRIQFANDAALYFADVPLEAIKGVPIESVTEEMAAPDEEPQRFVDAIDSFLEDEEPDVGEWVREPDGSETLSLEFDLSLESVGVVCAEQRFVPVKLYDGERGVAVISRDVTARREKEEEIQTHLEQAQEVGNVGSWHLDIDTSDLQWSDECYRLFGLEPGTPMTYERFLERVHPDDREKIDEAWSEALEEGSYDIKHRIVVDGKTRWVQETAKVEFGCDGEPESGMGVVRDITEQVQRTREIHAQKERYKSLFNSVSGAVVVTDIDGTITTCNPGFADLFGYESDDIKGNHLSTITDESTDVERLLETTDTSQEALIRTFEKKSGQVFPSETRSSPLRTHNGDIDGYVVHIIDVSEEQANREQLQVLSRVFRHNIKNDMNVILGHAELIEQQGPNTVLSNAEKIRKKSRDFIEVAKNQHRITTLLTKNTDTVDVDLAPTISETVSEVQTQYPDARLQTDLDRDCQVSTTPEITEAIRELVENAIIHSEREHPRVDIHLRGTGTMTELTVRDDGPGIPEQEWNVLTADGEINPLNHGTGLGLWFVNQVVRRSNGTMSFDTNDSGGTTVTVRLPTG from the coding sequence ATGAGCGACTCACGCACACCGAACGCTGTACAGCGGCGAAGTGACGCACTCGAACGAGTATCCGACGGCATCGTGGCTCTGGATCACGACCTCCGGTACACGTACGTTAACAAGCGAGCGACAGAGTTCCTCGACACTGACGCTGAGTCACTTCTCGGCGAGTACGTTTGGGACGCCTTTCCAAACCCCGAGGGAACCAAAGCACAAGACGCGATCGAGCAAGCGAACGAAACCGGACAAATGACCTCCTTCGAACGGTACAACGACGCGCTGGAAACGTGGTGGGAGGTCAGAGTCCATCCCGACGACACGGGTGTTACTGTTTTCTTCAAAGATATTACTGAAAGAAAAGAACGCCTATACGAACTGAAACGGGCAGACACGTTGTTCCAGAACGCGCAAGACGGACTGTTCGTCATTGACGTCGAAGATGATGGAGAGACGTTTCGCGTCAATCAGGTCAACCCTGCATACGAGAGTTATACGGGCGCTCTGGCTGGCGAAATCCAGGGAAAAACGATCCGTGAAATCACCGACGAGACGGACAGCGATGCGATCCGCGAGAAATGCAGAGAGTGTGTACACGGACGAACGTCCATTGAGTACGAAGAATATCTCTCAGTATTCAACAGTGGGCCGTGGTGGGAAACGAGACTCGCACCGGTAATCGTCGACGAGGAGGTGACGCAAATCGTCGGATCGACGCGAAACATCACTGACCGCAAGGAGCGCGAAAAAGAACTTCGTCGAAAGACGCGCGCGCTTGACAACGCGCCCATTGGGATCTCAATCACTGATCCGTCACAGGAGGATAACCCGATGAGCTATGTGAATGAAGCATTCACCGAAATTACCGGGTACGACGAAGACGAAGCAGTCGGGCGGAACTGTCGGTTTCTTCAGGGCGAGGGAACCGACCCCAAACAGGTTGCAACCATCCGTAACGGGATTGAAAACATCGAGCCGGTCGAGACGATATTGCAAAACTATCGTAAGGACGGTACCGCATTCTGGAACCAATTATCAATCGCCCCGGTCAGAGACAAAGACGGTGAACTGGAGAGCTTCGTCGGCTTCCAGAAGGACATCACCGACCGGAAAGAGCGCGAACGACGCCTGCAAACGCACGAGCTCGTCGTGCAGGCGATGAACGAAGTCGCATTCCTGATCAACGAGGACAAGCGAATCCAGTTTGCCAACGATGCGGCACTCTATTTTGCAGACGTGCCCCTGGAGGCGATCAAGGGGGTCCCGATTGAATCGGTCACCGAGGAGATGGCTGCACCTGACGAAGAGCCGCAACGGTTTGTGGACGCGATCGACTCATTCTTAGAGGACGAGGAACCCGATGTCGGCGAGTGGGTTCGAGAACCTGACGGGTCGGAGACGTTAAGTCTCGAATTTGACCTCTCGTTAGAATCGGTCGGGGTGGTATGTGCCGAGCAACGGTTCGTTCCGGTGAAACTCTACGATGGCGAACGAGGTGTCGCGGTCATTTCGAGGGACGTTACCGCGCGCAGGGAGAAAGAGGAAGAAATCCAGACGCATCTGGAGCAAGCCCAAGAAGTCGGGAACGTGGGGAGTTGGCATCTGGATATTGACACCAGCGATCTGCAGTGGTCGGACGAATGTTATCGGCTCTTCGGCTTAGAACCGGGAACGCCGATGACGTATGAACGGTTCCTGGAGAGGGTTCATCCCGATGACCGCGAGAAAATTGACGAAGCGTGGAGTGAAGCACTAGAAGAGGGCAGCTATGACATTAAGCATCGAATCGTGGTAGACGGCAAGACACGATGGGTGCAGGAAACAGCCAAGGTTGAATTCGGGTGTGACGGAGAGCCAGAGAGCGGTATGGGCGTTGTCCGAGACATTACAGAACAGGTCCAGCGGACCCGCGAGATACACGCGCAGAAAGAGCGGTACAAGTCGTTATTTAATAGCGTCAGCGGCGCGGTCGTAGTCACGGATATCGATGGCACGATTACGACGTGCAACCCGGGCTTTGCCGACCTGTTCGGGTACGAGAGTGACGACATCAAGGGAAATCACCTCAGCACGATCACAGACGAGAGTACAGATGTGGAGCGACTGCTTGAGACGACAGACACCTCCCAGGAAGCACTCATCCGTACTTTCGAAAAAAAGTCGGGACAGGTCTTCCCGAGTGAGACACGGAGTTCGCCGCTTCGAACGCATAATGGTGATATCGATGGATATGTGGTACACATAATTGATGTTTCTGAGGAACAAGCAAACCGCGAGCAACTGCAAGTTCTCAGCCGTGTCTTCCGGCACAATATAAAGAATGATATGAATGTCATCCTAGGGCATGCCGAACTCATCGAACAGCAAGGGCCAAATACAGTATTGTCCAACGCTGAGAAAATACGCAAAAAATCCCGAGACTTCATTGAGGTGGCGAAGAATCAACATCGAATCACGACACTGCTGACCAAGAACACTGACACCGTCGATGTGGACTTGGCACCGACAATTAGTGAAACTGTCTCAGAGGTGCAGACGCAATACCCTGATGCGAGATTACAGACGGACCTGGATCGCGACTGTCAGGTGAGTACCACGCCTGAGATTACTGAAGCGATTCGGGAATTGGTAGAGAATGCGATTATTCATTCGGAGCGGGAACACCCGAGAGTTGATATCCACCTCCGAGGCACAGGGACAATGACTGAACTGACGGTACGAGACGATGGACCAGGAATTCCAGAACAAGAATGGAACGTGTTGACAGCAGACGGCGAGATCAATCCGTTAAACCATGGGACAGGACTCGGCCTGTGGTTCGTCAATCAGGTTGTTCGCCGTTCGAACGGAACGATGTCGTTTGACACGAACGACTCGGGAGGGACTACGGTGACTGTTCGTCTTCCCACGGGCTAG
- a CDS encoding transposase, giving the protein MALTRDSCRTVFRQIAQRSYADWPTYESSRLFDRSSLPGVESDVRLVAEPWFQHNDHEGVDQFVHAVPLAYVQFDAHDRYAGSTSYGMETLFRLFLLKECHGWDHETALVEYLTQHPDLCEQIGLDSVPNQSTLWRSWHHRFTAELQDTVETTARTILIKAQNGGVTVPREPERQSHRHRNESRESDPDDQTVLDEAERVTKRVSDVAFPAFSLDRGEGCEIRENAYWDLQTYLGLRENLAVNEGARSFIHESNRERTPLGHAHREHIRDLSIEQIREMYRHAVSRLLDRVAETEEFFRAGIVAIDITESDPFTGDRAGHKDEIIGTKEKTDEYAYQWATVQLVGNAVPIVLDARPVRKGDTRKEIVEDLLDSAEAAVHVDNVLMDREFDSQHILEMISQRGLSYVVPKRMQTSEKAQAKRLLQRDQDRYETDRKLHLGKNEWHETTLIYRRKEDSEHDDHRQYSVFMTNCGSGHLTEYGYRWEIESGYRSIKRFMAATTSKDFGLRFFYFAFACLLYSIWRAVDLLVQVALTGEYEHSPMVTADNTLTLLKKETGVG; this is encoded by the coding sequence GTGGCCCTGACACGTGATTCTTGCCGTACTGTCTTCCGCCAGATCGCCCAAAGATCCTACGCCGACTGGCCCACGTACGAGTCGAGCCGGCTGTTCGATCGCTCGTCCCTCCCCGGAGTAGAATCGGATGTTCGCCTCGTTGCGGAACCCTGGTTCCAGCATAACGATCACGAGGGCGTTGACCAATTCGTCCACGCAGTGCCGCTCGCATACGTCCAGTTCGATGCCCACGACCGGTATGCAGGCTCAACGAGCTACGGGATGGAGACACTGTTCCGCCTGTTCTTGCTGAAAGAATGCCATGGCTGGGACCACGAGACTGCTCTCGTCGAATACCTCACCCAACACCCCGATCTATGCGAACAGATCGGGCTGGACTCGGTGCCGAACCAATCCACGCTGTGGCGCAGCTGGCACCATCGGTTCACTGCTGAACTCCAGGACACCGTCGAGACCACAGCGCGAACCATCCTTATCAAAGCCCAGAATGGGGGTGTAACGGTCCCGCGTGAGCCAGAACGGCAGAGCCACAGACACCGTAACGAGAGTAGAGAATCAGATCCTGATGATCAAACAGTGTTAGACGAGGCCGAGAGAGTCACTAAGCGGGTCAGTGATGTTGCGTTCCCTGCGTTCTCACTGGACCGTGGCGAGGGCTGTGAGATCCGCGAGAACGCTTACTGGGACCTCCAGACCTATCTCGGACTTCGAGAGAACCTTGCCGTCAACGAAGGGGCTCGGAGCTTCATTCACGAATCTAATCGAGAGCGGACACCGCTCGGTCACGCCCATCGGGAGCATATACGCGACCTCTCCATCGAACAGATTCGGGAGATGTACCGCCACGCCGTGAGTCGCCTCTTAGATCGAGTCGCAGAGACAGAGGAGTTCTTCCGAGCCGGTATTGTTGCGATCGACATTACCGAGTCCGACCCGTTCACCGGTGACCGCGCCGGACACAAAGATGAGATTATCGGGACGAAGGAGAAAACCGATGAGTACGCCTACCAGTGGGCCACGGTCCAGCTGGTCGGGAACGCTGTTCCAATAGTCCTCGATGCGCGCCCGGTACGCAAAGGCGATACACGCAAGGAAATCGTCGAGGATCTGTTGGACTCGGCTGAGGCAGCCGTTCACGTCGATAACGTGCTGATGGACCGTGAGTTCGACAGCCAGCACATCCTGGAGATGATCAGCCAGCGCGGCCTCTCCTATGTGGTTCCGAAACGGATGCAGACCAGCGAGAAAGCGCAGGCGAAGCGATTGCTCCAGCGCGACCAGGACCGATACGAGACCGACCGGAAGCTCCACCTCGGCAAGAATGAGTGGCACGAGACGACGCTAATCTACCGTCGGAAAGAGGATTCCGAGCACGACGATCATCGGCAGTACTCGGTGTTCATGACGAATTGCGGGAGTGGTCACCTCACTGAATACGGGTATCGGTGGGAGATCGAGAGCGGCTACAGGTCGATCAAACGGTTCATGGCAGCGACGACGTCGAAGGATTTCGGGCTACGGTTCTTCTACTTCGCGTTCGCGTGCCTGCTGTACTCGATCTGGCGAGCCGTCGACTTGCTCGTCCAGGTCGCGTTGACCGGTGAGTACGAGCACTCGCCGATGGTGACGGCAGATAACACACTGACGCTGCTGAAGAAGGAGACTGGAGTCGGATAG
- the pepF gene encoding oligoendopeptidase F, protein MSSVPERTEIDEEYKWSIDSIYADDEAWEAAHEDVEERLDDLRAYEGRATESAATLRELLDTYEGVFREVSKVTSYARLRSNEDTRDQEYQAMSSKAQALSAEASSASSYLEPELQELDWGDVEDMIDEEPALAEYEHFLDDVLRMKPHTRSAEVEELLADLSEVTGAAGEAYSMLSDADMTFPTVEGPDGDEIEISQGNFTTLLQKPDREFRHRVHEEFYSEWETVRNTVGTTLAKSVKKDVKMAEARNYDSAREAALNGPNVPVEVYDTLVDTVRDNLDSLGRHADLKRKALDVDTLEMWDLYMSLTGDEGPEISYEEAKEHVVEAVAPLGEAYQRRMAEGLESRWVDVYENRGKRSGAYSAGTYDTQPFIMMNYQDDVSSMYTLAHELGHSMHSELAKEAQPWQYADYEIFVAEVASTVNETLLTKHLLENAESDELRVHALDQYLERFRSTLFRQTMFAAFEQAIHEHDEAGKPLTPDAFDELYGDLKAEFYGHVDANVDEHIRREWMRIPHFYYNFYVYQYSTGISAAAAIVDRIEDEGEVAAEEYRAALRAGGAEYPIDVLEIAGIDMTDSEPIESAIGVYDDYLDEAEALLDL, encoded by the coding sequence ATGAGTTCGGTTCCCGAGCGCACGGAGATCGACGAGGAGTACAAGTGGAGCATCGACTCCATCTACGCGGACGACGAGGCGTGGGAGGCCGCCCACGAGGACGTCGAGGAGCGCCTCGACGACCTCCGGGCCTACGAGGGGCGCGCGACCGAGAGCGCGGCGACGCTTCGAGAACTGCTCGACACCTACGAGGGCGTGTTCCGCGAGGTGTCGAAGGTCACGTCGTACGCGCGGCTGCGCTCGAACGAGGACACCCGCGATCAGGAGTACCAGGCGATGTCCTCGAAGGCGCAGGCGCTGTCGGCGGAGGCGTCGAGCGCGTCGAGTTACCTCGAACCCGAACTGCAGGAGTTGGACTGGGGGGACGTCGAGGACATGATCGACGAGGAGCCCGCGCTCGCGGAGTACGAGCACTTCCTCGACGACGTGCTCCGGATGAAGCCGCACACGCGCTCGGCGGAGGTCGAGGAACTGCTCGCGGACCTGAGCGAGGTCACCGGCGCCGCGGGCGAGGCGTACTCGATGCTGTCGGACGCGGACATGACGTTCCCGACGGTCGAGGGCCCCGACGGCGACGAGATCGAGATCTCCCAGGGCAACTTCACGACGCTGCTCCAGAAGCCGGATCGGGAGTTCCGCCACCGCGTCCACGAGGAGTTCTACTCCGAGTGGGAGACCGTCCGCAACACGGTGGGGACGACGCTCGCGAAGAGTGTGAAAAAGGACGTGAAGATGGCGGAAGCCCGAAACTACGACTCCGCCCGTGAGGCCGCTCTGAACGGGCCGAACGTCCCCGTGGAGGTGTACGACACGCTCGTCGACACCGTCCGCGACAACCTCGATTCGCTGGGGCGCCACGCCGACCTGAAGCGGAAGGCGCTCGACGTCGACACCCTGGAGATGTGGGACCTGTACATGTCGCTGACGGGCGACGAGGGCCCCGAGATCAGCTACGAGGAGGCCAAGGAGCACGTGGTCGAGGCGGTCGCGCCGCTGGGCGAGGCGTACCAGCGCCGGATGGCCGAGGGGCTGGAGTCGCGCTGGGTCGACGTGTACGAGAACCGCGGGAAGCGCTCGGGCGCCTACTCGGCGGGGACGTACGACACCCAGCCGTTCATCATGATGAACTACCAGGACGACGTCTCCTCGATGTACACGCTGGCCCACGAGCTGGGGCACTCGATGCACTCGGAGCTGGCGAAGGAGGCCCAGCCGTGGCAGTACGCCGACTACGAGATCTTCGTCGCGGAGGTCGCCTCGACGGTCAACGAGACGCTCCTGACGAAGCACCTGCTGGAGAACGCGGAGTCCGACGAGCTCCGGGTCCACGCGCTCGACCAGTACCTCGAACGTTTCCGTTCTACCCTCTTTCGCCAGACGATGTTCGCGGCGTTCGAGCAGGCGATCCACGAGCATGACGAGGCCGGCAAGCCGCTCACGCCCGACGCCTTCGACGAGCTGTACGGCGACCTGAAGGCGGAGTTCTACGGGCACGTCGACGCCAACGTCGACGAGCACATCCGCCGCGAGTGGATGCGTATTCCGCACTTCTACTACAACTTCTACGTCTACCAGTACTCGACGGGCATCTCGGCGGCCGCGGCCATCGTCGACCGCATCGAGGACGAGGGCGAGGTCGCCGCCGAGGAGTACCGCGCGGCACTGCGCGCCGGCGGCGCCGAGTACCCGATCGACGTGCTCGAGATCGCCGGGATCGACATGACCGACAGCGAGCCGATCGAGTCCGCAATCGGCGTCTACGACGACTATCTCGACGAGGCCGAGGCGCTGCTCGATCTGTAA
- the pan2 gene encoding proteasome-activating nucleotidase Pan2 — protein MSRSPSLPDRPRLELDPDMNEAERLEALRKHFERIVQVNDELDARLDEAQSRRADLRGEVDELKRRNEALKTASLYIATVEELTEDGAVIKQHGNNQEVLTDLSPQLEDELEAGDRVAINDSFSVQTVLDDETDARAQAMEVDADPEVTYADIGGIDDQVREVREAVEDPLINADAFREVGITPPSGVLLHGPPGTGKTMLAKAVANETDATFIKMAGSELVRKFIGEGARLVRDLFDLAEEREPAVIFIDEIDAVAAKRTDSKTSGDAEVQRTMMQLLSEMDGFDDRGEVRIIAATNRFDMLDEAILRPGRFDRLIEVPKPGPEGRERILEIHTADMSVDDDVNFADLAEELDDYSGADIAALTTEAGMFAIRDERTTVRRADFDEAREKIETDTEGPVFNDGEFGRYQY, from the coding sequence ATGTCTCGGAGCCCGTCTCTCCCCGACCGGCCCCGCCTCGAGCTGGATCCCGACATGAACGAGGCCGAGCGGCTGGAGGCGCTTCGCAAGCACTTCGAGCGGATCGTCCAGGTCAACGACGAGTTGGACGCCCGCCTCGATGAGGCCCAGAGTCGCCGCGCGGACCTCCGCGGGGAGGTCGACGAGCTCAAGCGCCGCAACGAGGCGCTGAAGACGGCGTCGCTGTACATCGCGACCGTCGAGGAACTCACCGAGGACGGCGCCGTGATCAAACAGCACGGCAACAACCAGGAGGTGCTCACCGACCTCTCGCCCCAGTTGGAGGACGAACTGGAGGCGGGCGACCGCGTCGCCATCAACGACTCCTTCAGCGTCCAGACGGTGCTCGACGACGAGACCGACGCCCGCGCCCAGGCGATGGAGGTCGACGCGGACCCCGAGGTCACCTACGCCGACATCGGCGGCATCGACGACCAGGTGCGCGAGGTTCGCGAGGCCGTCGAGGACCCGCTCATCAACGCCGACGCGTTCCGCGAGGTCGGCATCACCCCGCCCAGCGGCGTCCTGCTGCACGGCCCGCCGGGAACCGGCAAGACGATGCTCGCGAAGGCGGTCGCCAACGAGACCGACGCGACGTTCATCAAGATGGCCGGCTCGGAACTGGTCCGGAAGTTCATCGGCGAGGGCGCGCGCCTCGTGCGCGACCTGTTCGACCTCGCCGAGGAGCGCGAGCCCGCCGTCATTTTCATCGACGAGATCGACGCCGTCGCCGCCAAGCGTACGGACTCGAAGACCTCCGGCGACGCCGAGGTCCAGCGCACGATGATGCAGCTCCTCTCGGAGATGGACGGCTTCGACGACCGCGGGGAGGTGCGGATCATCGCGGCGACGAACCGCTTCGACATGCTCGACGAGGCGATCCTCCGCCCGGGCCGCTTCGACCGCCTCATCGAGGTGCCCAAGCCCGGCCCCGAGGGGCGCGAGCGCATCCTCGAGATCCACACGGCGGATATGTCGGTCGACGACGACGTGAACTTCGCCGACCTCGCCGAGGAACTCGACGACTACTCCGGCGCCGACATCGCCGCGCTCACGACCGAGGCCGGGATGTTCGCCATCCGCGACGAGCGGACGACCGTCCGCCGTGCGGACTTCGACGAGGCCCGCGAGAAGATCGAAACCGACACCGAGGGTCCGGTGTTCAACGACGGCGAGTTCGGTCGCTACCAGTACTGA
- a CDS encoding pyruvoyl-dependent arginine decarboxylase → MDIHVADGVGRGPTELAAYDAALADAGVGDFNLVTVSSVVPADATVRAVDTVPDLGPAGDRLTVVQAHAAASPEDAHATDTVTACLGWTTGPGPGLFYEADGSDADAVRETVSTGLDAGRDLRDWTFEREETRCATVETDDSAYVAAVVVAAYGESEPIA, encoded by the coding sequence ATGGATATCCACGTCGCCGACGGCGTCGGCCGGGGGCCGACCGAGCTGGCCGCCTACGACGCCGCGCTCGCCGACGCCGGCGTCGGCGACTTCAACCTCGTCACCGTCTCGTCGGTCGTTCCCGCCGACGCGACCGTCCGCGCCGTCGACACTGTCCCGGACCTCGGCCCCGCGGGCGACCGGCTTACAGTCGTGCAGGCGCACGCGGCCGCCTCGCCCGAGGACGCCCACGCGACCGACACGGTCACGGCCTGTCTCGGATGGACGACCGGTCCCGGTCCGGGGCTGTTCTACGAGGCCGACGGGAGCGACGCCGACGCGGTCCGCGAGACGGTGTCGACCGGCCTCGACGCCGGCCGCGATCTGCGCGACTGGACCTTCGAGCGCGAGGAGACGCGCTGCGCGACCGTCGAGACCGACGACTCGGCGTACGTCGCCGCGGTCGTCGTCGCCGCCTACGGCGAGAGCGAACCGATCGCGTGA
- a CDS encoding DUF5811 family protein, with translation MNGNNPYAGAPGVVEAGRPEEVDLTADQKDALRQAVATIVTRTESYLPDGYAVGSELSYGTNGPQATVAVQPPIGHAVSAGFSPDLDEIEAGLDDEDREEVARGLAASAAAQVMSAVGDDLEPTAR, from the coding sequence ATGAACGGCAACAACCCCTATGCGGGGGCGCCTGGCGTCGTCGAGGCGGGCCGTCCCGAGGAGGTCGACCTCACGGCCGACCAGAAGGACGCGCTCCGACAGGCGGTCGCCACCATCGTCACGCGCACCGAGTCGTATCTCCCCGACGGCTACGCCGTCGGCTCCGAACTCTCCTACGGCACGAACGGACCGCAGGCCACCGTCGCGGTCCAGCCGCCGATAGGCCACGCCGTCAGCGCGGGCTTCTCGCCGGACCTCGACGAGATCGAGGCCGGCCTCGACGACGAGGACCGCGAGGAGGTCGCCCGCGGCCTCGCCGCCAGCGCGGCCGCCCAGGTCATGTCCGCCGTCGGCGACGATCTCGAACCGACCGCGCGATAG
- the infB gene encoding translation initiation factor IF-2 has protein sequence MSDTNSDADTQETFDAGSLRTPIVAVLGHVDHGKTTLLDRIRGSAVQEGEAGAITQHIGATAVPLSTISEMAGALVDPTDFDLPGLLFIDTPGHHSFSTLRSRGGALADIAVLVVDVNDGFQPQTEEAINILKRTGTPFVVAANKVDTTPGWNPREGEPIQQSLEQQSDRASSRLDENLYELIGDLSDKGFSADFYWRVQDFQSNIGVVPLSAMTGEGIPDLLTVLMGLSQRYMKAEMSVDVAGPGVGTVLEVKDEQGFGATLDVVLYDGVVREGDTVVVGGRDEPIVTEVRALLQPRPNAEIRTEQRFERVEEVRAAAGVKIAAPDLDDAMSGAPVRVVRGDDEAALEAVKREVREELAKIEVDTAEDGVVVKADTLGSLEAMANALDEAEIPILRAEVGDVAPRDVTVAQTAKEETHKVILGFNVDVLADAEEALEHTDVRLFDDDVIYQLVEEYEAYVEELERTQQETVLDKITKPARFRILQDHTFRQNDPAVVGVEILSGTVQNNRSVAKFEGSEPNRVGTLSGIQHQGDDVDSARAGERVSVAIDGPTVGRQIEEGDELWIELPEKHAKILEQELASEIRADEIEALKAYLEKRRKTDPFWGK, from the coding sequence ATGTCAGACACGAATTCAGACGCCGACACACAGGAGACGTTCGACGCCGGCTCGCTCCGCACGCCCATCGTCGCGGTGCTCGGCCACGTCGACCACGGGAAGACGACGCTGCTCGACCGCATCCGCGGCTCCGCCGTCCAGGAGGGCGAGGCGGGAGCCATCACCCAGCACATCGGCGCGACCGCCGTGCCGCTGTCGACGATCTCCGAGATGGCCGGCGCGCTCGTCGACCCGACCGACTTCGACCTGCCCGGCCTGCTGTTCATCGACACGCCCGGTCACCACTCCTTTTCGACGCTACGCTCGCGCGGCGGCGCCCTCGCCGACATCGCGGTGCTGGTCGTCGACGTGAACGACGGCTTCCAGCCGCAGACCGAGGAGGCGATCAACATCCTCAAGCGCACCGGCACGCCGTTCGTCGTCGCCGCGAACAAGGTCGACACGACGCCCGGCTGGAACCCGCGGGAGGGTGAGCCGATCCAGCAGTCCCTGGAGCAGCAGTCCGACCGCGCGAGTTCCCGGCTCGACGAGAACCTCTACGAGCTCATCGGCGATCTCTCGGACAAGGGGTTCTCGGCGGACTTCTACTGGCGCGTGCAGGACTTCCAGTCCAACATCGGCGTCGTCCCGCTCTCGGCGATGACCGGCGAGGGGATCCCCGACCTCCTCACCGTCCTGATGGGGCTGTCCCAGCGCTACATGAAAGCGGAGATGTCCGTCGACGTGGCCGGCCCCGGCGTCGGGACGGTACTGGAGGTGAAAGACGAGCAGGGGTTCGGCGCGACGCTGGACGTGGTGCTGTACGACGGCGTCGTCCGCGAGGGCGACACCGTCGTCGTCGGCGGCCGCGACGAGCCGATCGTGACGGAGGTTCGCGCGCTGCTTCAGCCGCGCCCGAACGCCGAGATCCGCACGGAGCAGCGCTTCGAGCGCGTCGAGGAGGTCCGCGCGGCCGCGGGTGTCAAGATCGCCGCGCCCGACCTGGACGACGCGATGTCGGGCGCGCCGGTCCGCGTCGTCCGCGGCGACGACGAGGCGGCGCTCGAGGCGGTGAAGCGGGAGGTGCGCGAGGAGCTCGCCAAGATCGAGGTCGACACCGCCGAGGACGGCGTCGTGGTGAAGGCCGACACGCTCGGGAGCCTTGAGGCGATGGCGAACGCCCTCGACGAGGCCGAGATCCCGATCCTCCGCGCGGAGGTCGGGGACGTGGCCCCGCGCGACGTGACCGTCGCCCAGACCGCCAAAGAGGAGACCCACAAGGTGATCCTCGGGTTCAACGTCGACGTGCTCGCCGACGCCGAGGAGGCGCTCGAACACACCGATGTGCGCCTGTTCGACGACGACGTGATCTACCAACTCGTCGAGGAGTACGAGGCGTACGTCGAGGAACTGGAGCGCACCCAGCAGGAGACGGTGCTCGACAAGATCACCAAGCCCGCGCGCTTCCGCATCCTGCAGGACCACACCTTCCGCCAGAACGACCCCGCGGTCGTCGGCGTCGAGATCCTCTCGGGAACCGTCCAGAACAACCGCTCGGTCGCGAAGTTCGAGGGCAGCGAGCCGAACCGCGTCGGCACGCTCTCGGGCATCCAGCATCAGGGCGACGACGTCGACTCGGCACGGGCGGGCGAGCGCGTCTCCGTCGCCATCGACGGGCCGACCGTCGGCCGCCAGATCGAGGAGGGCGACGAGCTGTGGATCGAACTGCCCGAGAAACACGCGAAGATCCTCGAGCAGGAGCTCGCCTCGGAGATCCGCGCCGACGAGATCGAGGCGCTGAAGGCGTACCTGGAGAAGCGGCGGAAGACGGACCCGTTCTGGGGGAAGTAG